catttcatgagctgtcaattttttttaacgaaaatttaagacatatcccctaaatattccgtctttaaagcaagttataaacgtcgtgaaatttaataaactttacaatggtgtttcgtttgacttgataagacaagtatttgttgagaaaaacggtttttattcccggttcataggcgtctcgcgtggtgtttagtaatgtaaagagacagacacgaatccttctcacttataaatccttgtctATGTCTAAGCATAAAAATACAGTAAATTCAATGGAAATCATAACACAAACAATCCACAATATTACACgatttttataatatcaatgttACAGTGTAGAACATCAGGCATATATCCAGAGTACCATAGGCctatattataattttatatactttttttttttttatttcagttcgTCTAGAAACATAATTAGTGTTGCAATCATTTAGAGATCATACTCAACATGTATATTACagtaatatttattttccaatGCATAACAACAGTAGACTGTCTACAACCTATCCACAAATGTGCATAACCGTATAAATTCCACCTGTGCAGTTCGTCATGAGCTTAAGGTGTCTGGTGAATCGATGTGCTGGAATTCGGTCTACGGGAGCGGACTGAAGTCTGCTTCCAAAATCAATATATAACTCGTAGATTCAATCCTATTTTATAAAGAACTCATGAGTTTGTTCATTTTCAAGCAACAAATGCCTACTTACCAACCATTACCGTCACAGACCGTCTGTAAATTTAACTCCATCTTGTCATAGCTGACCCGATATGACACGGAAGTACCGAAGGCGTCACGTGTAGTTGTTGTTGACGTTCTCCAAAGGCCAGATAGTACGGCGTCTCTGATTGGATAAGTCAAATTTGGAGATGTCGCGATGGCGCGAAATTTGAATGTGGTAGCACTAATTAATTTAGAGCAGGTGCCCTTTCCTTAGATTGCAGAAACACGAACCCATATAAATATAATCGAAGGAGGGAGATTTAGAGATCAGAAACGTCATTTAATTGACACggaatttaatttgttcatCATGTACCGCCCGATATCCACGTGGCAGCTATAGATCTATGTTATAGAAAATTGCTCGCAAAACTGAGAATAAGCAACCACAGTTTAGAAATTGAGGCGGGTAGGGTAAAAAAGATTCCCTGTCCTCAGCGgttatgcaaattttgtaacatttttaaGTGTTTCGTTAGCTCTACAATGAGAACACTTTTTAAAAGACATAGAGATGTAATTTCAAAACCATCATCTAAcagattttaaaaaattgacAGACTCTTGTCTTCTAATAATCTACAACTTCTACAGGATTTAGCCCTCTTTATTGAAAAGTCCTTTAATCTGTCTGAGGAAAGCTGACTTGTCTACGTTGTTGTTTTAATCTACtgtgtgttatgtacatgtttatctaTTGATCCTtttgtcatcctcgatactccaggggttctgatcacttacgatctctagtGAGTGGTCTAAATTAAAATCGATAAAACTCGTCCTCTACATtgtactatacatgtatctagATCAAATCCATATGTTCACTATTCTGACGTTtagtgatatatatttttatatacggATCAAAGAAGTAATACCAACTGGATATTCAGATAACACGagaagtttatatatatatttctccgGGCATCTTGATCTTCTTCAAATTTTAATCCGGCACGTCCTAAATAGCCGTTGAGAGagcaaaacaaacaaaccttacaGAAATAAAGAAATAGAAAACCAAACAGTGCTAAGGACATTTCAAACCTGTGTTTTtaaaggggcataactcgtGTATACTTGACTTGCAGCGTCAGTTGCGtgataatacatttatttaattccGACAGATAattaaatagtaattaaattatatatatgtctctGATTCTGATGCCAGGTAGAGTAGACAGAAAGTCACCAAAAGATTTGTCCGATATCAGTTGACCGTGCTCTGGTGtaagaattttgataaaactagttgaaaaaaatgatgatgttTTTAAACTCgttctgaatatatatatatatatgaggcAATGAAGTTTCCTAGCCGTGTAGACAAAATATACTGTAGAATTCGAATTTTCACTGGCTGCATGTctctttatcaagacacacattTTAACAAAAGCGATTATATGATATAGaaataacaatagaaaatacaagAAGATAAAGGAAACAGGCATTATGATGATTAAACTTAAATTAGAACACAATAAACCTTTCGGCGATCAGAGGCCTAAGGCGGAATTAAGGCAGAGTTAGAAAGTCGTGATGTTCCAGAGTAATGGCCGACATCAAatgttttgcaaaaaaaatcgCGCGTGAAGTAACAAACATATTGGCAACTAATTATGTAAtcgattatttcattatatatacggTAAAAATAATTGTCTCATACATCTTTGCTGTATCCTGATCGCACGCTGACGCTTttaaatatcagaaacatattacGAGATGATAATATAAGGGAGATTTGAAAATCCTCAATATACTGTAATAATATGTTAGATCGACATATTCTGTATAATCTATGTTTATTTTCTGACTGATCTGCCATAGCCAATGAATATAGGAAAAGGTCTAAAAAAATACACTAATTAATGTCTTTAAAATAATATGTGATCGCCACTTTAAATCCTTTTTGcacattttttaatatatataaaatctaaaataaattgcgaatgaaataaaatgcagCAATCCTAGTAGTGAATTtaggatttaaaattaacatttggaATACCAGAAAGAAACTTGTAATTTATCAAAAGTCTAATCAGTGTTACTTGGTTTTTGCTTGGATGATATTGTCATCACACTTATTACcagaaatttaattttaacaacacttgtacatgtatgaatgtcTTAAAGGCAACTAGATCTACCTGAATATTTTGCCCCCCTCGTCTGAAATGGCATTTCCATCCGTGAAAAAATGAAGCAAACAAGCAAACACACagaatatgcatatatatatatatatagaaacttaGGGaaggtaaaaaaaatgatttgtatTCAGATCATCGCTGGGTCATGTTGCGTGTACCACAACATCCGGGTAAAGAAATATCCCATTATATCCCCTCCGTACAATGGTTCGCAACGAACAGCTGTTTCGATCGATACCATTAATATTCACGTTTTCACATCAAATTTATGTTGCCAAATGCACGTCACACTCGGAAAGGAATAAATCtacattaattttaattttttgaaacATGGGGAAtctttgaattaaaaatgactTATCCGGGCataatttctatttattttttttgtttcaataaaaaaagaCTCGACCCCCGGGATCTCAGTTCAGTGATGTCAACCTATGTGTAGATCACGTGACCTCCGATAGCTTGGCAGCCATGATGGTTTTGTGAGAGAGTTTGGTCGACATAAAGACAACAGGAAATGCTGATATTCTCGTCGTTTCCTCCGAAATGTCGGAGATCAGGGtaaaatgtgaatatatttCAGTATTCAGTGACGATATACGTCTAATTCGATGCCTAGGTAGGCTGTTGATAGGCCAGCTGACTCATTTATCGTGTCTTTGATAAGGCCTGCTGATGTACTGAGTCGTCTCGTGTTTTGGTTCACAACAATAGGCGAATACGGCTCAGTTTGACAATAGATCATCTTATTTGTGTTTCATTCTTAACACATTCACATGTTCAATATTAAAACTTATCATACATTATCCATTTATCAGTTTTTAATGCCAGTTTTAGTGTGGCACATTTTAGGACGAAATGACGAAAACTGGAAAACGACCATTTTCAGGTCCTTTGTGGCTTTGTTGTGACTAGGAGGCTTTAGTGAATGTGTGTACTGTTATCTGGGCTATCCGTGTACTATCTATTCATTTACACACCTCACAGAATACAATGACATAGTTTTATACACAGTCTTTGTTCTATCTTTGTCCCGATTTCGTTTAGTTTAGAGACAAAGTGTAACTTGATATCTGAGATCATAATGTACTGAAGTGCTTTTGTGTTTACTTTTTGTCACCTTAAAAATAAAGTGTAGATATGTCATACAGGCCTCTAAATTTCAAATGTTCAGAGCAGATGTGTTttgatatatgtaatattgaaaatgaaGTAAAAGGATGAATATTTGTTCTAAAGTATAACATTGTACGTATACAAGCACATGGTGTACGTTCCATGTGTTTTGTTCAGTGATTCAGAAGTCAAAGGTGAAAACCTTTTTATTAATATGACATTTTGGTAACAAGGAGGTCCTTTTTAGTTATGAGAAAATATATACTTTGTATGTGTGTCTCTGCTCCTGTAGTTGAAAATGTATTTGAGTCTAGTTCGAAAACTTCTGGCTCTTTGATCATGATCAACCTGTTATAATCTGCTATAGCCTACATTGTGTTACCCATGATGTATAGAGTATTATCAAAGGCAGCAGGTACACTGGATATATGCATTTCTTCTGTTATGGTAACCACACCCCACCCATCAACCCCCTACACCCCCCTCCACCCCATGTCGTTAACAgtataacgtgacgctacccaaattggaacactttttgaagataattgtaaaaattttcttacttgtggttgaatccagatttttttcttaacattccacaaatagatgcttttattattaatttcatgatttgtttacttgtcagcagtgcatacacttgtatatttataaatacagagcTTGGAAGCATGCCCGGTCCAGCCCTGTGTAtcagcaggtttgagtacccaaaatggaacacctcctaaataaagtttgattaataaatgcccaggcatgataaaaaatgtttgaattcattaaaagaaagttcaaacattttttagtttattcaagtcacatgtctttcaaaaatattccattcagcatttctttttcttatattaaaatatatggtgtttttagggttgtcgcacgacgtcCTTTCCcggagtttttcaaaatttcattattttcatttttaaatacagataataagcaactggaaagaaaatgacatattaaaattgtcacagttattagtcagcaccttaatttttgttcagaactgttattgttagtttagattgtaaactgaaaattctgtatcatatattttaaaagtgtttcattttgggtagcgttccaAATTGGGTAGCATATGGTTTGATGTTACATGGAGGTGTCACAAAAAGCAACTGCTAATTGACTTTGTTTCAACTTTGACACTGAAATGATACACATTGAGCATATAAAATGAAGCTGTTTTTTTAGGGCGAGCAAAAAGTTCAAAATAAGGTTGCATATGACAGGTGGGCACGTAAACCTgatgataaataatgaaaaaaattacgTACCAGATGCCTGGTTAATCGTAGAATGCTCCATTAAGATGCATAACTAGGCCTACATGTACGTCGTAATTTACATGTGAAAATCGAATGTTTTTACTCGCCGATGTATCAAAGTTATACATCAGAATAATCTAGGTAAAAGTATCTTAAAGAAATAATATCAACTGGAAATATGATAAAGATGAATGTAAATACGTACCAGAAGCATAATCAAAAGCAAAATGCTTTAATTCTAggaaaatcggccgactgaagcgtAGCTGTTTAAAATGACAACAAATGCCAGACTCGATTTAGCTTCAGATTTCTGCGGGATtgttatcaagaaaaaaaagttatataaccataaaaaatgatgaaatatcaaTACACAAGTTATTTCTATTATTTAGATATCATGTATGTTTACTAAATATCTGTAGACAGCTATAAAACGATGTTATGAACTACTGCAAACAGGTTATTTCCCGGAATTCTCCAAAATCATTTCGCTGTGTTTTCAAAGAAATAACTTACTGGCAATCAAGTTTATACgcatatatttcatataatatagGGTACAATAGCGATCTTATAATTATCATTCTGTCGTAAAACATTGCCTAATCGATCTCTGCAGATACACACATTTGCTCAATGCATTTTAACTCTTGTTGACTACGCTTGGCGCAATGCATTATATGAAGCGTCTGACTTAAACACTGTTCACAACAAAATTACACGAAATGGCGCGAAATTTTATTCCAAAACTTCCGGTTTCAGTTTCAACAGTACTAGTTGAAACAGGTTATGAACACGTTATGGTGTGAATTTTAATGGTTGTTAGTCGCGTTAGGCAGGTGGTCGTTGAATACAGGTCATTTATATAGCAAATATCATTGGGGGAATAATTAAGGTCGCATAAGACAGGAAGTCGCTGAATACAGGGGGTCgttaagacaggtttgactgtatccAGCATTCCAGTGAATGTTGATTATAGTCTACTGAATTTGCAGATTTCAAAGCATACATTTTTTCCTCCTCAATTAACTGTGCACATGAGTCATGACTAAAATATAACAGGCAGTCTGCTGGGCTACTGCACTTTGACATATTAGCTGTGCAATggttttttttagctcacctggcccaaagggccggtgagataatgtcatggcgcggtgtccgtcaacatttcctttaaatcgctactagtcatagagttctgcatggaatgtaaccaaatttggccagaaacattcttaggggaatgggaacagagttttgtataaattttggctctgacccccctgggcaggagggatggggcacAATGttataagggaaatagagggaAAGCCTTTAAAATGCTagtagtcatagagttctgcatggaatataACCAAAGGAAGGGgaacattgtataaattttggctctgaacccctggagcagaaagaatgggtcccaatagggaaaatagaggtaaatcttaaattccttcagaaaaaaacCAAAGAACCTGTTTATAGAACATTACATGGCATTACAATAACCATGTgcgcaatacaggccctctgggacTCTTGTTTTGGCAGCATACTACTAGTCTTTACATATATCAAGTCATATCTGCTCTTAGAAATAAGTATTGATTGTTTCTTAATTGTTTCTACTAATAAAGGTGATGTTGTATGCTCACAAACACATTAACATACAATCAGTACTTAAAACTACTAACCCAAAATCACAGATACATATACTTAGGTAACTCATTCATATTGATAATATACAAACCCAGAATTCCTTGTGTTTTAACTGTGATGTTCTTGTACTTTCAGATTTTGACATTGTTCTCTGCTGCTGAGTGCTGTTTTAACAAATCTTTGTTCACACTGGAGGGAGTTGTGCAATCTTAACCTGTAGATCAGTGATATTTATTTCTGTGAACATTTTATACCTATGTGCACCTGTATGTGATGTTTGTCTAAGAAATGAACATGGGTCAGAAAGTGTCAGGTGGTATAAAGACAGTAACGTCTAGGGAGACTACCTACAAGGCACTTTACAAAGGCGATATGGTATATAACCCAGACTTTCAGAAGCCCAGTCGACTCGACATGTTACTTGACATGCCGCCAACATCCAAAGACGTCCAGGTCAACCATTCATGGAATCCAGACGATCGGTCGCTCAATATATTTGTGAAGGATGATGACAAATTGACTTTCCATAGACATCCTGTTGCACAGAGTACAGACTGTGTGCGCGGGAAGGTGGGTTACACGCGCGGTCTGCATGTTTGGGAAATAGTATGGAGTACACGACAGCGTGGGACACATGCAGTAGTGGGTGTGGGGACTAGTGAAGCCCCTCTCCATTGCGTAGGCTACCAGTCCCTGGTAGGCAGTAACTGTGAATCATGGGGCTGGGATCTCGGTCGTAACAAACTTTACCATGATGTGAAAAATAACCCAGGTGTCACCTACCCTAGTCTATTAAACTCTGACGAAAACTTTGTTGTGCCAGATAGCTTCCTTGTGGTGCTAGATATGGACGAAGGTACATTAAGTTTTGTTGTAGATGGACAATACCTAGGTGTTGCATTCAGAGGCCTCAAAGGAAAGAAACTTTATCCCATAGTCAGTGCTGTGTGGGGACATTGTGAGATCACCATGCGCTATATAGGAGGGCTGGACCGTaagtattttgttttctcttaaTGGTAAATCCGTCTTCCTTTGAGTTAGTATACATAAATTATACTATACTgactttgcatattacagatttatctgttCATAAGGGTAGATAAAttaattgttacatcattattactAAGGTTTATACATGTTACTTTGTATTCACTGAtaaatatgatttgtttgtttgcttagattaacatcctgttatataattaacagccagggtcaggtAAGGCCAGTGATAAATATGATACTATGTTTGATTTGTGGTCACAAGTATACAATGAAACATTTAATGGAGATACCACCAAGAAAAGAATTAATTTAAGTCAGAATACTCCAATGTTCATTATGTAATTAGCTGTTATCTGTAATCAGGATTTGTGCTGGTCATGGATGTTCCAAAAATGGAATCTTTTAATTCAGATACAGGTAAAATGGAGTCCCTCAGTGAGATACCACCACAGCATGGGCAAGAGTACCCACTATTACATAGAAACACGACAtgatatactgcagcctcccaaacacaacataatatatatactgccTCCCAAAcacaacataatatatatactgcagcctcccaaatgcAACataatatactgcagcctcccaaacacAACATGATATACAGCAGCctccaaaacacaacatgataTACAGCAGCctccaaaacacaacatgataTACAGCAGCctccaaaacacaacatgataTACAGCAGCctccaaaacacaacatgataTACAGCAGCctccaaaacacaacatgatatacagcagcctcccaaaacacaacatgatatacagcagcctcccaaaacgTACTGACTTTTAAATGTgcaacacattgtatacagagAACTTAAATGCTGTCCTTAAATAATCTTTAATGTTGATAGGAAGTTAATCAACTTTAAACCAACCCATAACTAAATGTCtaatgtattatcaaatatccataactaaatgtcttatgtattatcaaatatccataactaaatgtcttatgtattatcaaatatccataactaaatgtcttatgtattatcaaatatccataactaaatgtcttatgtattatcaaatatccataactaaatgtctaatgtattatcaaataccCATAACTAAATGTCTAATGTTCAAATATCCATAACTAAATGTCTAATGTTCAAATATCCATAACTAAATGTCtaatgtattatcaaatatCCTTAACGAAATGTctaatgtattaatataaattattcaaatgaacgtgattttatttcatatctatCTCCTTTTAATTTTCAGCTGAACCATTACCACTGATGGACATAAGTAGACGCATCATACGCCATAATCTTGGTAAAAGCAGACTTCATGAAATTAACAAGCTTCCGTTACCAAATTCTATAAAGAATTACCTTCTTTATCAGTCATAGCAGGAAATGTGATCAGAGTTGTCTTCTCTTGACCTTTTTGTGTCGTCGAACAGCCATACAGAAAAGTGGACAGGATATTGGTTTCATCACCTAGAAGGGCTATCATCTGGAACGTGTCATCTGATTGGATCACTCTGACAAACAGTTGAAATGAAACACAGTTCCCTGGAAAACAAAAACTTACATATGTCCTATTTGTGGATCTCAACAAAGCATTTATCTTGCTACCTTAAAGTATTGAGATAGTTACATGGCGCCATGTTTGTAGGATGTGTATAAATGATttggaaacattttaaaaactagaatttttattaagaaaatgaaattgaaaaactGCAAATGTTAAAAAAGTGTTTCAAAGAACTACACAATCTTTCATGAAATGTTGCTCTTATTGGTATTTCAACATGATTTTATTAAGCCACTAAAATccattattgttaaaaacaaaatggacAAGTTTTTATATTCTCTATAATTTCAGAAGCGTTTTCATCTCATTTTCAAGTCTATAGCTTCTGTACAATGTCATTCTAACATTTTCTAaaggaaaaattaaaaaagcaaGCATTGATTGTGAACGCTTTTATTTACCTATTTGATTTTTATCCTTTTTATTTTCGGactttggttttttttttctattaaaaaaaattgaagatgaatttATGCATGGTTGCCATATTAATGATGAATTTGTTTGGTATAGGGGAAGATGACTGTGCTTTGGTTACTAGGATTATGAATATAAATGGGAATTACGTTGATGTGAAGATTGTTTTTAAACCAATTTTTccatgaaaatgtttgcatgtttgCAATACATATCTTTAAGGGTGTGTGATGTCTTTAAGGATAAAAAGACTGTTTTTATTTGTGAATTGTCTTTAATCATCATTacttgtatttattatttttcttaaatgatGTCTGTTGTGATGAAAAAAGTGATGTATGGGACAAGCAATTTTCAAACTTCAATACATACAGATCAGTATATGACATATTTATATGAATATGCATGTACAGTGATGGCGGATACAAATAGCTTTGTCAACACATAAAGAAAGGGATTGTTATAAGAATCTTTTTGAGTCCTTTACAGTAACCCATTATCAGgtaaatttgtttgcaaagttttaaagaaattgatattaaaaattggttaaaaaataaaattagttcaTAGAGTCCGGTATAAATTTAGTCCAATTATCTAACagatgtaataataataaatattgtgCCATACTAGCTATATAGGACTGCCACAGCATGAGTTGTTGGCCTAATGAACTAACTGGGTTTCCTTGTTGATGTGAGAGGTTTTCTGAGAAGTCTATAAGAGTATCTACCGTCCATAGTCATTTGGTGTTTTGATGTCCATCTCTATATTCTAGCCCCATGATTCAAATTCTTTCGCACTTCTTTATAGTTAGTATTACCGTATATTCAATTTGCAATATTGTTTGACAGGCCTTATACCATAGTATTCTAAACATGAAGTCTCTCGTCTAATGTTTGAATATTGATATTGTGTTCAATCAGTATTTAGAATTTCTCAACtattttcatttatagataTGAAATACTTTAAAACTTGTAAGTTACTACGTAAGTACCCTATATATTACATTACCCATATTCagatttaattacatttttaaaaattgcaaATCTAATATAGAATCTTAAACTGAAACcttgaaatttgaaatagatCTATCAggatttaattaaaaacaaatttaatcaaaagtacatgtatacatattttcttatggtttaaattaaaaacaaattaaatcagaagtacatgtataaatattttcttatggTTTCAGTATCTGATATATTGAGTCAATCTGTTTAAACCTTATGACTATAGGGATATATTTCTGCCTAAATTTTCTTTctcaaacaaagaaaatattttgtaacaaaCAATCTTTTAGCAGTTATTACAGAGAATGTCTATTTAATTTCACTTCAGTTTATTGTATCTCTTGACAGACTCCTTTGATATTCAGAAGTATATAATTGTAGAAAGTGTTCCATATCATTTTACCCAGGTTCATCTTATCAGCTAGAATCAGTGAGACTGGAGTGATTTAATGTTTGAACTTTCTGACACCGGTAACAAGGGGCCTTATTCTGGATGGTAATGGTCACATGATATTAATTTGTCTTTATTTTGTGTCTGGATTATAATCTTGGTCATGTGAATGTTTATTAGGCATGATGATGGACTGAATGCACTGAATGCATCAATGTGACTATGATTCTGGTAGTGGAATTTGTAATCTCTATGGTTTAGTTCTTTGTTTTTCACCACCCATAATTCTGTTGGTATGTTTCTCTTAAGGAATGAATCTcaaaaacaacttcttttcataATCATTTGCAActatagtatacagtatattgtacacGGTTGAGTTTAGAGTTACTAGGTGATTTCTCAGTtgacaaaatacaataaatctTGATACCCGTACTTATCTTATGACAAAGAGTAGTTAAGAAGCTaaatatcaaattctttatAATGTAACAACATAAATTGAAAATTAagtagtgtacatgtacatttttaaattcGTTAATAGACAGAAATAGAAGCATTATGTAAAGTATTTAAGATCAAGGTTTTGGGTGAATACCCGGCTGTGTTACTGTATCCTTCATCGTCTCATTGAGATTACATGAGAATGATAGTAATTCCAGAGATTCACTGATATACTGCTGATTCAACGTGTTACTTTTCCATTTTGATGTTAAAAGGTTAAACAGTGCCTATTAAAGCCGTTCGGTTGAAAACTTTGAATTCCACCTTTACATCCACTTTcatgttaaaggcccactacctttccgaaatggcttttaatttttaaaatggaaatgtaaacgagattgataattttgtagagtcgcaaaagttatcaacttaccgttaattctacacttatcatcaccttctgaacaatttaatttatataaataaaatgttaattttcataacgcgggtcgtcttatgtttcccgccgtcgtcctaaatgccgcgcggtagttgattatcactgcgccagaaggcaaaacagtgaaatgaaaccCCACTGTTaccatatattacgcaggatatCTTGCATAAGCTtcatgttgtaacctcatcttaggccatcgacatatattttcttatgttatctatgatttttagaaacctttaaattttgctccggaaaggtagtgggcctttaagttaaATATACTACCACCATTGTTTTTCAATATTCACTTTGTTCAGTTACTTCTCACTTAACAGTTGACGTAATTcttaaaacaacattaatattTGTAATTCTAGTGGGCAGAGTAAGTTTAAA
The nucleotide sequence above comes from Argopecten irradians isolate NY chromosome 1, Ai_NY, whole genome shotgun sequence. Encoded proteins:
- the LOC138320512 gene encoding SPRY domain-containing SOCS box protein 1-like, whose amino-acid sequence is MNMGQKVSGGIKTVTSRETTYKALYKGDMVYNPDFQKPSRLDMLLDMPPTSKDVQVNHSWNPDDRSLNIFVKDDDKLTFHRHPVAQSTDCVRGKVGYTRGLHVWEIVWSTRQRGTHAVVGVGTSEAPLHCVGYQSLVGSNCESWGWDLGRNKLYHDVKNNPGVTYPSLLNSDENFVVPDSFLVVLDMDEGTLSFVVDGQYLGVAFRGLKGKKLYPIVSAVWGHCEITMRYIGGLDPEPLPLMDISRRIIRHNLGKSRLHEINKLPLPNSIKNYLLYQS